One window from the genome of bacterium encodes:
- a CDS encoding ORF6N domain-containing protein, whose amino-acid sequence MGGKAYSIAILYEVETRILVRAVKRNEDRFPTDFMFQLEDREVVALR is encoded by the coding sequence TTGGGGGGCAAAGCCTATTCGATAGCAATTCTTTATGAGGTGGAGACTCGAATTCTGGTGCGTGCCGTGAAGCGCAATGAAGACCGATTCCCCACAGATTTCATGTTTCAGTTAGAAGATCGAGAGGTTGTAGCTTTGAGAT